The following are encoded together in the Brassica napus cultivar Da-Ae chromosome A9, Da-Ae, whole genome shotgun sequence genome:
- the LOC106359141 gene encoding diacylglycerol kinase 3, translated as MDAPTEKFVALEADETTSMRGCGLANLTWVGVDKEELRQRLMMPEYIRLAMRDCIKRKDTTAIPDHLLLPGGAVADMAPHAPMVVFINPKSGGRHGPVLKERLQQLMSEEQVFDLTEVKPNEFVRYGLACLEKVAGEGDECAKECRARLRVMVAGGDGTVGWVLGCLGELNKDGTLPIPPVGVIPLGTGNDLSRSFGWGGSFPFAWRIAVKRTLHRASMGPVARLDSWKILVSMPSGEVVNPPYSLKPAAENELDQGLDVGVDAPLVAKSYEGVFYNYLSIGMDAQVAYGFHHLRNTKPYLAQGPISNKLIYSGFSCTQGWFCTPFARDPGLRGLRNILKIHIKKVYCSEWEEIAVPKNVRSVVALNLESYGSGSHPWGNLKPEYLEKRGFVEAHCDDGLIEIFAFKHGWHASFVMTELISAKHIAQAAAVRFELRGGDWKDAFLQMDGEPWKQPMSTDYSTFVEIKKVPFQSLMINGV; from the exons ATGGATGCGCCGACGGAGAAATTCGTGGCCTTAGAGGCTGATGAAACGACGTCGATGAGAGGCTGCGGACTCGCTAATCTGACGTGGGTCGGCGTAGACAAGGAGGAGCTTCGCCAGAGGCTGATGATGCCTGAGTACATCCGTCTCGCCATGCGCGACTGTATCAAACGCAAAGACACCACCGCCATTCCCGACCATTTGCTTCTTCCCGGTGGCGCCGTCGCCGATATGGCTCCCCACGCGCCGATGGTTGTCTTCATCAACCCCAAAAGTGGTGGTCGTCATGGTCCTGTGCTTAAAGAGAGGCTTCAACAGTTGATGAGCGAAGAGcag GTGTTTGATCTCACGGAAGTGAAGCCTAATGAGTTTGTTCGATATGGCTTGGCGTGTTTGGAGAAAGTGGCAGGGGAAGGGGATGAATGTGCTAAAGAATGCAGAGCAAGGTTGAGGGTTATG GTTGCAGGAGGTGATGGTACTGTTGGTTGGGTTCTTGGATGTCTTGGAGAGCTTAACAAAGATGGAACGTTACCAATCCCTCCTGTTGGCGTGATCCCTCTCGGTACAGGCAATGATCTCTCTAGGAGTTTTGGTTGG GGTGGTTCGTTCCCTTTTGCATGGAGAATTGCTGTTAAAAGAACGCTCCATCGTGCAAGTATGGGTCCAGTTGCTCGACTAGatag CTGGAAGATTCTAGTGTCAATGCCATCTGGAGAAGTGGTGAATCCTCCTTATTCCTTAAAACCAGCCGCGGAAAACGAACTTGATCAG GGCTTGGACGTGGGAGTAGATGCGCCTCTAGTGGCAAAGTCCTATGAAGGAGTGTTCTACAATTACTTAAGCATAGGTATGGATGCTCAAGTTGCGTATGGCTTCCATCATCTTCGCAACACTAAACCATATCTTGCTCAAGGCCCTATCTCCAAcaag CTTATTTATTCAGGCTTTAGTTGCACTCAGGGTTGGTTTTGCACGCCGTTTGCCAGAGATCCAGGCTTAAG GGGACTTAGGAACATATTGAAGATTCACATCAAGAAGGTTTACTGCTCTGAGTGGGAAGAGATAGCAGTTCccaaaaa TGTGAGATCAGTTGTGGCATTGAATCTTGAAAGCTATGGAAGTGGAAGTCATCCATGGGGTAATCTAAAACCGGAGTATCTAGAGAAG aGAGGATTTGTGGAGGCTCATTGTGATGATGGTTTGATAGAGATCTTTGCTTTCAAGCATGGATGGCATGCGTCATTTGTCATGACTGAGCTCATCTCAGCCAAGCACATAGCTCAG GCTGCTGCAGTCAGATTTGAGCTAAGAGGAGGTGACTGGAAAGATGCCTTCTTGCAAATGGATGGAGAGCCATGGAAGCAACCAATGAGCACTGATTACTCAACGTTTGTGGAGATTAAAAAAGTTCCTTTTCAATCTCTAATGATAAATGGTGTGTGA
- the LOC106374684 gene encoding gibberellin-regulated protein 1, producing the protein MAISKAFIVSLLISLLVLQLVEADVEVSNKKNGYGPYGSKIDCGSACIARCRLSSRPNLCHRACGTCCARCNCVPPGTYGNYDKCKCYASLTTHGGRHKCP; encoded by the exons ATGGCAATTTCAAAAGCTTTTATTGTTTCTCTTCTCATATCTCTTCTTGTCCTCCAACTCGTCGAGGCAGACGTG GAAGTCTCAAACAAAAAGAATGGCTACGGGCCTTACGGCAGTAAGATTG ATTGTGGAAGTGCGTGTATAGCACGGTGCAGGCTCTCAAGTAGACCGAACCTTTGTCACAGAGCGTGCGGGACTTGCTGCGCCAGGTGCAACTGTGTGCCACCAGGCACGTATGGAAACTACGACAAGTGCAAGTGCTACGCCAGCCTCACCACCCACGGTGGTCGCCACAAGTGCCCTTGA